In Camelus ferus isolate YT-003-E chromosome 10, BCGSAC_Cfer_1.0, whole genome shotgun sequence, the following proteins share a genomic window:
- the LOC102514212 gene encoding probable protein BRICK1 — protein MVGQEDPVQREIHQDWANREYSEVITSSIMTITDFLNLFDMSCRSRLATLNETLTALERRIEYIEAR, from the coding sequence ATGGTGGGACAAGAGGACCCAGTGCAGCGGGAGATCCACCAGGACTGGGCGAACCGGGAGTACAGTGAGGTCATCACCAGCAGCATCATGACAATCACAGACTTTCTCAACTTATTCGATATGTCTTGCCGTTCAAGACTCGCAACACTAAACGAGACATTGACAGCTCTTGAACGGAGAATAGAGTACATTGAAGCCAGGTGA